One part of the Candida albicans SC5314 chromosome R, complete sequence genome encodes these proteins:
- a CDS encoding uncharacterized protein (Predicted DDE superfamily endonuclease domain; repression correlates with clinical development of fluconazole resistance; Spider biofilm induced) — protein sequence MSINQDPREYFQPPPMPAMPAIPAIPVILPVQFQQPLNQQPLPQQFQPPPQQFQQPVPPQQFQQPVPPQQFQQPVPPQQFQPPPVQFQQPVPQPLQFQQPVPQQQLPQQQLPQEQLPQQQLPQPAPSPAPSPVPSPPPAPRLSPLPTPPFPLQPEADQIQEDDYETRLERAEQALNSRDLTSIYEASFQYKVDNWDLSVRLGPDLTRRLIPEGERLLSPYLEDELSNWIIDSFQSGYPRSMSNIREYAELFLSLSQAQVPAQAQGQAQVQGQEQAQAQGRSTNSVDFQWVVSFLNRKSDLIPSINRNNNNALQRNFGPTFTSIENFVQYFNDKSKQYQIKPSRVFQYDETIYITGSSIANMSIFGYKNKANIPNCQGINILCTSIECTSSDGEVMTPAFIFNRNGSSVADNNYWNRDDLPNWLYASSVNGLSNGQFFLQWLIDVFIPYQQERNQINPHDDNDDDDNNNNNNEEECILLIHEPEWFENIRYDVEQICYDNKIIIVSLPQYSNHIIPAFNLEPLSLSPSPFHYSIPFYSSLSSSNTVDHLQSTNLNNFLHKNKINYNNTINNTTTMLRQQILFVNKYCQLRPQYFTKANIIHYWGLSGIKPFDVSNLLDSSEYVREQIRTEMIQYNEKVTSDESRQQQQEEEELEELIEGNEINKPSIEWDKFQLLEYINKLERSRRVERARRVACIASIIYKLKYLDEHKKRYETMGSRLNAI from the coding sequence ATGTCTATAAATCAAGATCCAAGAGAATATTTTCAACCACCTCCAATGCCAGCAATGCCAGCAATACCAGCAATACCAGTAATACTACCAGTACAATTCCAACAACCACTAAATCAGCAACCACTACCACAGCAATTCCAGCCACCACCACAGCAATTCCAACAACCGGTACCACCACAGCAATTCCAACAACCGGTACCACCACAGCAATTCCAACAACCGGTACCACCACAGCAATTCCAGCCACCACCGGTACAATTCCAACAACCGGTACCACAGCCGCTACAATTCCAACAACCGGtaccacaacaacaactacctcaacaacaactaccaCAAGAACAACTacctcaacaacaactaccTCAACCGGCACCATCACCGGCACCATCACCGGtaccatcaccaccaccagcaccGCGATTGCTGCCACTACCCACCCCACCATTTCCACTACAACCAGAAGCTGATCAAATTCAAGaagatgattatgaaaCTCGTCTTGAAAGAGCTGAGCAAGCTTTAAATTCTAGGGATTTGACATCAATTTATGAAGCAtcttttcaatataaaGTCGACAATTGGGATTTAAGTGTTAGATTGGGACCTGACTTAACAAGAAGATTGATTCCTGAAGGTGAACGATTACTTTCGCCTTATTTAGAAGATGAATTAAGTAATTGGATAATAGATTCATTTCAGTCCGGTTATCCACGAAGTATGAGTAATATTAGAGAATATGCTGAATTATTCTTATCATTATCACAAGCACAAGTGCCAGCACAAGCACAAGGACAGGCACAAGTACAGGGACAAGAACAAGCACAAGCACAAGGAAGATCAACTAATTCAGTAGATTTTCAATGGGTTGTTAGTTTCCTTAATAGAAAATCTGATTTAATCCCTTCAATTAATaggaataataataatgcaTTACAAAGAAATTTTGGTCCAACATTCACTCTGATTGAAAATTTCGTTCAATattttaatgataaatcaaaacaatatcaaatcaaaccaTCAAGGGTTTTCCAATATGATGAAACTATTTATATTACGGGATCTTCAATTGCCAATATGTCAATTTTTGGttataaaaataaagcCAATATTCCAAATTGTCAAGGGATAAATATACTTTGTACTTCTATTGAATGTACAAGTTCAGATGGTGAAGTAATGACTCCAGCATTCATTTTCAACAGAAATGGTTCATCGGTTGcagataataattattggAATCGTGATGATTTACCCAATTGGCTATATGCTTCATCAGTAAATGGTCTTTCAAATGGAcagttttttcttcaatggtTGATTGATGTTTTCATTCCTTATCAACAAGAAAGGAATCAAATCAATCCtcatgatgataatgatgacgacgataataataataataataatgaagaagaatgtATACTTTTGATACATGAACCTGAATGGTTTGAAAATATAAGATATGATGTGGAACAAATTTGTTATGacaataaaattatcatcGTATCTTTACCACAATATTCTAATCATATAATCCCGGCATTTAATCTTGaaccattatcattatcaccatcaccttttcattattcaatACCATTTTATTCCTCATTAAGTTCATCAAATACAGTTGATCATTTACAATCAACCAATTTAAATAACTTTTTACATAAGAATAAAATTAACTATAACAATACAATCAACAATACCACGACAATGTTGAGacaacaaatattatttgtCAATAAATATTGTCAATTAAGACCCCAATATTTCACTAAAGCCAATATCATTCATTATTGGGGATTATCAGGAATTAAACCGTTTGATGTGAGTAATTTATTAGATTCATCAGAGTATGTTCGTGAACAAATTCGTACAGAAATGATTCAATATAATGAAAAGGTAACTAGTGATGAATCAcggcaacaacaacaagaagaagaagaattggaagaattaattgaaggtaatgaaattaataaaccTTCAATAGAATGGGATAAATTCCAATTACTTGAGtatatcaataaattggaaAGATCCCGAAGAGTTGAACGAGCAAGAAGAGTAGCTTGTATTGCTCTGATAATatacaaattgaaatatctTGATGAACATAAAAAGAGATATGAAACTATGGGATCAAGATTAAATgcaatttga